The Psychromonas sp. MME1 genome window below encodes:
- a CDS encoding glutamine synthetase beta-grasp domain-containing protein, which translates to MSVKTVQDVLNLIEEQEVKFVDLRFTDTRGKEQHVSIPHHQVDEDFFEDGKMFDGSSIAGWKGIQNSDMVLMPAPETAVLDPFTDDVTLNIRCDVLEPKTMLGYDRDPRSVAKRAEAYMRSTGIADTVLFGPEPEFFLFDDVKYGNSMQGAFFSIDAKEAAWNSGILR; encoded by the coding sequence ATGTCTGTAAAAACTGTGCAAGATGTTCTTAATTTAATCGAAGAGCAAGAAGTAAAATTCGTTGATTTACGTTTTACCGATACACGAGGTAAAGAGCAACACGTTTCGATTCCACATCACCAAGTTGACGAGGACTTTTTCGAAGATGGAAAAATGTTCGATGGCTCTTCAATTGCAGGTTGGAAAGGCATTCAAAATTCTGACATGGTATTAATGCCAGCGCCAGAAACAGCCGTACTTGACCCCTTTACAGATGATGTAACACTTAATATTCGTTGTGATGTATTAGAGCCTAAAACCATGCTCGGTTACGACCGTGATCCACGCTCTGTGGCAAAACGTGCAGAAGCTTACATGCGTTCAACGGGTATTGCTGATACGGTTTTATTTGGTCCTGAGCCTGAATTTTTTCTATTTGATGACGTTAAATACGGTAACTCTATGCAAGGCGCATTCTTCTCTATTGATGCAAAAGAAGCTGCATGGAATTCAGGAATCCTACGATGA
- the glnA gene encoding type I glutamate--ammonia ligase, translating to MQKKLHGIQESYDEGNTGHRPGVKGGYFPVAPVDSAQNIRSAMCLIMEEMGLVVEAHHHEVATAGQNEIACRFNTMVEKADEIQIYKYVVHNVAHAYGQTATFMPKPIIGDNGSGCHCHQSLGKDGVNLFSGDQYAGLSELALYYIGGIIKHAKALNAFTNASTNSYKRLVPHFEAPVMLAYSAGNRSASIRIPIVPSARAARVEVRFPDPTMNPYLGFAAMLMAGLDGIKNKIHPGESLDKDLYDLPKEEADAIPQVAVSFEEALAALDADREFLTAGGVFSDEAIDAYIALKTAECESVSRATHPKEFELYYSV from the coding sequence ATGCAAAAGAAGCTGCATGGAATTCAGGAATCCTACGATGAAGGCAACACGGGTCACCGCCCTGGTGTTAAAGGAGGTTACTTCCCGGTCGCACCTGTCGATTCAGCGCAAAATATTCGTAGTGCAATGTGCTTAATCATGGAAGAAATGGGGCTAGTTGTTGAGGCTCATCACCATGAAGTAGCAACGGCAGGCCAAAATGAAATTGCCTGTCGCTTTAATACAATGGTTGAAAAAGCCGACGAAATTCAAATTTATAAATATGTTGTGCATAACGTCGCTCATGCATACGGTCAAACCGCAACATTCATGCCTAAACCGATTATTGGCGATAACGGCTCAGGCTGCCACTGTCACCAATCTTTAGGTAAAGACGGTGTTAACTTATTCTCGGGTGACCAATACGCAGGCCTATCGGAATTAGCACTTTACTATATTGGCGGTATTATCAAGCACGCTAAAGCCCTTAATGCATTTACCAATGCATCAACTAATTCTTACAAACGTTTAGTGCCACATTTTGAAGCCCCTGTCATGCTCGCATATTCTGCAGGTAATCGCAGTGCATCAATTCGTATTCCAATTGTACCTAGCGCTCGTGCTGCACGTGTTGAAGTGCGCTTTCCAGATCCAACAATGAATCCATACCTTGGTTTTGCTGCAATGTTAATGGCGGGTCTTGATGGCATTAAAAACAAAATCCACCCAGGAGAATCATTAGATAAAGATCTCTATGATCTTCCTAAAGAAGAGGCTGATGCGATTCCACAAGTAGCTGTTTCTTTTGAAGAAGCACTTGCAGCTTTGGATGCGGATCGCGAGTTCTTAACCGCTGGCGGCGTGTTCTCAGATGAGGCTATTGATGCTTACATCGCACTTAAAACAGCAGAGTGTGAGTCTGTTTCTCGTGCCACACACCCGAAAGAATTTGAACTATACTACAGCGTATAA